The region CGATTTTCACAAAGTTGCCGGTGGCGTTATCGGGCGTGATGGCGCTGAACTCCACGCCCGTCGCCGGTGAGATGCTCTGTACGCGGCCTTCGAATTTCTCGTCATTCAGCGCGTCTACGGTAAAGGTGACCGGCTGGCCGGTTTTCACATCGGCAAGCTGCGTCTCTTTGAGGTTGGCGATTATCCAGTTTTGCGGCGGCACCAGCGACGTGAGCCGCGTGCCGGCGGTCACGTAGCCGCCCAGGCGCACTGTTATCTGACCGAGCTGCCCGTCGCGCGGGGCGATAATACGGGTTTTTTGCAGATCGATCTCGGCAAGCTCCAGCGCCGCGCGGGCATTTTCCACATCCGCCTCCAGCGACGCGCGGTTCACAATCACGCTTTGCAGATTCTGGCGCGACACTTCTAGCTGGGCGGCGGCCTGCTCCACGCTGGCGCTGCCCTGAGCGGCGCTGGCGATGGCGGCGTCGCGCTCGCGCACCGACAGCGAGCCGTCCTGCGTCAGCGCCTGCACGCGGCGCAAATCAGCCTGGTTATGCAGGCTCTGGGCGCGGGCGCTGGCGAGCGCGGCTTTATTCTGCGAGATGGTCGCCTCGGCGCTGCGGCGCTGTTGCAGATTATTGGCGAGCGCCGCTTCACGCATCGCAAGCGTCGCCTGCGCCTGATGCACCCGCTGTTTGTAAATGCGGTCATCAATCGTCATCAGCACGTCGCCCTGTTTCACCTTCGCGAAATCCTGCACATTGACGGCGGTGATATAGCCGTTGACCTGCGGGCTGATAAATGTCGTCATGCCGCGCACGTAGGCGTTATCGGTGGAGGCTGCGTGCCGGGTGAACGGCGGCAACTGCCAGGCATACATAATCACCAGCAGGCCGACCAGCCCGATGGCGCCGGCGGCAAAAAAGGAGACCACGCGCAGGTTGTTCTTTTCCGGCGTCGCGGGGGTGGGGGCGCCTTGTTGGCTCATCACTACTCCAGAATTATGTCAGTCAAAAAATCGTCAGGTTACTGGCCGCTTTGCATCGCCTGCTTCAGCGCCCGCCGCGCGGCGAGCCGCAGACGGATGAGACGCCAGAAGATCCACAGCAGCGTCGAGGCGGCGATGGCCGCCGTCAGCAGACAGGTATCGTTATAGGCCAGAATATTCGCCTCGGTGGTGGCGACGGTCTGTAACTGCTGCACCGCCTGGGCGTTCAGCAGCGTAGGATCGTTAAGCACATTGCCCCACAACTGGCTGTACTGCGCGAGCCGCTCATTCACCAGCGGGCTTAACGTTGAGAGCTGATCGGCAAGCAGGCTGGAGTGATATTTCTCCCGCCAGGTCTGGAAGGTGCCGAGCAGCGCCGAGCCGATAAGCCCGCCGAGGTTCTGACTCATGCCAAACAGCACCGAAAAGCTCACCAGGTTTCGCGGGTCGGCGATAACGCCGCCGATGCCCGCGAGCATTGCCGGGGCGAGAAAAAATGCGCTGCCGAAACCGAGCAGAAACTGGCTTATCAGCATCTGATCGGCGCGAGTCTGGCTGGTGGCCTGGCTGTCCATCAGCGAGGCGATGATCATCAGCGCCAGCGACACCATAATCGGCCAAACAGTTTTCTGCGGGTTGATGGTGAGCGCGCTGGTGACGATGCCGCATATCACGCCCGCCAGGATCGCCAGCGCCAGATGGGTCATCTGTTCATTCTGCAACCCGACATACTGCAGCCAGCCGATAGCGCCGGTGTTTTGCTCCGCCAGCACAATGCGGATCAGCACCATAATGAGCCCAAGCCGCACGATGCTGCCGCTGGAGAGCCAGCGGGTGTTGAGCAACGGGTTATTGCGGTTATGTTCAAAAGCGATAGCCGCCACGATAAGCACCAGCGATGCGCCGAGCGCCCAGCCTATCCACGGCGCTTCAAACCACCAGTCGAGCCGCCCGAGCGACAGCGCGCCGCACAGCAGCGCCATGCCCGGCGCCAGCAGACAAAACGTAATAAAGTCTTTTTTCTCAAAGACCTTACGGCGGTCGCCCGGCGGCAGTTTCAGCGCCACCACGCAGGCGAGCGAAATCATCGCCAGCCCCAGCTCGAAGAGATAGAGCCCGCGCCATTCGTCAAGCTCCAGCAGTTCCGTTGAAAAAAGACGGGCGATGGGGATCGCGAGCTGTGAGCCGGTGATGCCGATAGTCAGCGCCTTCAGACGGTGTTTCGCGGGCCATGCCTGGATCTGGTAATAGATGCCAAGCGAACTCAACGCCGCGCCCACCATGCCGTGGGCGGCGCGCACCATCATCGCCGTGTTGATATCGTTTACGAAGAGGTGGAAAAACGTCACCAGCACATACAGCACCAGAAACCCTTCGGTGAAGGCGCGCAGCCCGTATTGCTGGCGAAACTTCACCAGCAGCAAATTGATGGAGACGTTGGTCATCACATAGACCGCCGGCAGCCAGGCGATTTCGGTTGACCAGGCGGCGAACGTGCCCTGCAAATTTTGCAGATTGGCGGTCACCATCGCGTTGCTGAGCGCGCCGGTCAGACAGACCAGCAGCCCGACGATGCCATAGGCGATGCGCTTATAGGGCGGATGATGCGGCGTCGACGGCGAGCCGAGCAGCATGGGTTTTTCATGGGGCGCCCACTCGCGCGGCGCGTAAGGGTCCTGTTTCACCGATCGCATTACTGTTTTTCAATTTCCTGCAACAAACGGTCCAGCACGCGACGCGTTACGGCCAGTTCTTCGGGGGGAATAGTGGAAAGGATAGTCTCCCTGAGACCATCCGCTTCGACTTTCACTTTTTCATACAGGGCCTGGCCCCGGGCGGTGGCGACCAGCAGCCGCTTGCGACGATCGCCTGGCGGCGTGACGCGCTCAATGAGCTGCTGCGCGACCAGACGATTCAACAGCGGCACCAGCGTGGCGCTCTCGACGCCCAGCTGCTGGGCCAGTTCGCCCTGCGACAGCGGCGTGTCGTGGCGCGCGATAGCGGCGACGGCCACCCAGCTCGCCTGGCTCATGCCGAGGTTTTTCAGGCGACGGTCTACCGCGAGCCGCCAGTGGTGGGCGGTCATCCACAAAAGATGTGAGAAAGTCAGGTCGCGTGTATCCACTGAGGTATCCATTTCGTTAGTGCTCTAACTATTTTAGAACCCGCTATTTTAATAATTCAAGTGAATGTAAATTTATCTTTAAATAATTGTATGAATGGATTGCGGCGCGTTGTCTGAAATCGCGCGGGGCATATCCCCGCTGCGCTATGCTGTTGATGCGGTCTGATGCCGCATGACTGAGAGAGAAAGATGCCTGATTATCTGATTGAACCGAGCGACCCGACACACCCGGACGCCATTCCCTTGCTGGCCGCGCTTTCCGAGACGCTGGCGGCGCTCACCGGCAGCTCTGGCCGCCAGTCGTTTGATAATGAAGATGTGCGCGTCGAGGGCGCGACGTTTTTGCTGGCGCGTAATGCCGACGGCGCAGCCATCGGCTGCGTGGCGTGCCGGCCCCTCAGGCCTGACGTCGCCGAAATTAAACGTCTGTTTGCGCTGCCTGATAACCCCGGCGCGGGCAGCCAGCTCTTAAGCGCGGCGGAGCGCTTCGCCCGCGAATTCGGCTACCAGCAGGCGTGGCTTGAAACCCGCCGCACCAACCCGCGCGCGGTGGAGTTTTACCTGCGGCGCGGCTACCAGATTATCGACAACTACGGGCGCTACGTAGGCCAGGAAGACGCGGTCTGTTTCGCAAGATCGTTGCAGGAAGAGGCGCCGCCGCATGCTGAACGGCCTTAATCATCTGACGCTCGCGGTGCGTGATGTAGCGCGAAGCGTCGCGTTTTACCATACATTGCTGGGGCTTCGGCTGCATGCCGTCTGGGACGGCGGGGCGTATCTCTCCTGCGGTGAGCTGTGGCTCTGCTTATCGCTTGACGACGCGGCAGGCACGCCGCCTGCGGATTACACCCATTACGCGTTTAGCGTCAGCGAGGCGGATTTTCCCCGGCTGGTGGAGAAGCTCACCCTCGCGGGCGTGCAGACCTGGAAAACCAACCGCAGTGAAGGTGACTCCTGGTATTTCCTCGACCCGGACGGGCACCCGCTCGAACTGCATGTCGGCAGCCTCGCCACCCGGCTGGCCGCCTGTCGCGCGCGGCCGTACCGGGGAATGCGATTTTTTGACTGATCAGCGCGTCGTGGTTTCGCCTGCCACAGGCGTCTCACGACGATGGAGGCGGCTGGCGCACAGGATAGCGAGAAGCGAAATCGCGACCGTGACCGCCAGATACCAGGCGACAGGCGTCCAGTCGCCGCCGGAGTGGGCCAGCAGGCCCGTGGCGATAAGCGGCGCAGTGCCGCCGGCGAGCGCGGCGCCCAGCTGATAACCGAGCGTGATGCCGGTATAGCGCACCCGCGCGTGAAAAATCTCCGAACAGAGGGTGCCGAGCACCGCTGTGATGGGCGCCCACAGCACGCCGAACGCGATAACGGTCGCCAGCATGATCCCCCAGGTGGCGCCGGTGTCGAGCAGCATAAACCACGGCACGATAAACGCGCCCAGCAGCATTACGCTCACCGCATACATCCGCTTGCGGCCAATTTTGTCCGACAGCAGCCCCATGAGCGGGATCAGTATCGTCGCCACCAGCGCCGCCAGCGTCACCGATTCCAGCGCCTGGGATTTCTCATAGGCAAGCGTCGTGGTGGCATAGCTCACCACGAAAGTGGAGAAGATATAAAAGGGCGCGGTCTCCACGACTTTTAACCCGGCGGCGATCAGCACTTCGCGCCAGTGATGGCGAACCGTCACGCGCAGCGGCGTTTTGCTGAGCTGTCCGGTGCGCTTCGCCTGCTGAAAATCAGGCGTTTCATCAATCCCACGGCGGATCCATAACCCCAGCAGCACCAGCACCGCGCTCAGAAGAAACGGAATGCGCCAGCCCCAGGCGAGAAATTGCGCTTCGCTAAACAGCGTCATCAGCGAGACGATAAACGTCGCCATCAGCATGCCGATGGTCACACCCGCCTGCGGGATGCTGCCGAAAAACCCTTTGCGTTTTTTGGGCGCGTATTCGTAAGCAAGCAGTAACGCGCCGCCCCATTCACCGCCAATGCCCATGCCCTGGATAATGCGCATCAGGATAAGCAGCACCGGCGCCCAGATCCCTATCGTTTCGTAAGTGGGCAGCAGACCAATCATTACCGTCGCGCCGCCCATCAGCGAGAGCGTCAGCACCAGCGTTTTCTTGCGCCCGATACGGTCGCCGATATGCGCGAAAAACACGCCGCCAATGGGACGGATAAAAAAGGTCAGCGAAAAGGAGAGCCAGGAGAGAATAAGCCCGATCACCGGGTCAACCATCGGGAAAAAGATCTTGTTAAACACCAGCGCGGCGGCGGTGCCGTAGAGAAAATAGTCGAACCATTCAATAGCGCTGCCGGTGAGGCTCGCGATAAGCACTTTTCGGTTCTTTTTGAGGATAGCGATACTGCTGTCGTGTGTCGTCATTAGAGTAAAACCCTCGCACGTGGAATGGTGGTGCA is a window of Cronobacter muytjensii ATCC 51329 DNA encoding:
- a CDS encoding HlyD family secretion protein, with amino-acid sequence MSQQGAPTPATPEKNNLRVVSFFAAGAIGLVGLLVIMYAWQLPPFTRHAASTDNAYVRGMTTFISPQVNGYITAVNVQDFAKVKQGDVLMTIDDRIYKQRVHQAQATLAMREAALANNLQQRRSAEATISQNKAALASARAQSLHNQADLRRVQALTQDGSLSVRERDAAIASAAQGSASVEQAAAQLEVSRQNLQSVIVNRASLEADVENARAALELAEIDLQKTRIIAPRDGQLGQITVRLGGYVTAGTRLTSLVPPQNWIIANLKETQLADVKTGQPVTFTVDALNDEKFEGRVQSISPATGVEFSAITPDNATGNFVKIAQRIPVRIEVLGDDDKRARLRPGMSVQVTIDTHSEEK
- a CDS encoding MFS transporter; the encoded protein is MRSVKQDPYAPREWAPHEKPMLLGSPSTPHHPPYKRIAYGIVGLLVCLTGALSNAMVTANLQNLQGTFAAWSTEIAWLPAVYVMTNVSINLLLVKFRQQYGLRAFTEGFLVLYVLVTFFHLFVNDINTAMMVRAAHGMVGAALSSLGIYYQIQAWPAKHRLKALTIGITGSQLAIPIARLFSTELLELDEWRGLYLFELGLAMISLACVVALKLPPGDRRKVFEKKDFITFCLLAPGMALLCGALSLGRLDWWFEAPWIGWALGASLVLIVAAIAFEHNRNNPLLNTRWLSSGSIVRLGLIMVLIRIVLAEQNTGAIGWLQYVGLQNEQMTHLALAILAGVICGIVTSALTINPQKTVWPIMVSLALMIIASLMDSQATSQTRADQMLISQFLLGFGSAFFLAPAMLAGIGGVIADPRNLVSFSVLFGMSQNLGGLIGSALLGTFQTWREKYHSSLLADQLSTLSPLVNERLAQYSQLWGNVLNDPTLLNAQAVQQLQTVATTEANILAYNDTCLLTAAIAASTLLWIFWRLIRLRLAARRALKQAMQSGQ
- a CDS encoding MarR family winged helix-turn-helix transcriptional regulator, with the protein product MDTRDLTFSHLLWMTAHHWRLAVDRRLKNLGMSQASWVAVAAIARHDTPLSQGELAQQLGVESATLVPLLNRLVAQQLIERVTPPGDRRKRLLVATARGQALYEKVKVEADGLRETILSTIPPEELAVTRRVLDRLLQEIEKQ
- a CDS encoding GNAT family N-acetyltransferase, which translates into the protein MPDYLIEPSDPTHPDAIPLLAALSETLAALTGSSGRQSFDNEDVRVEGATFLLARNADGAAIGCVACRPLRPDVAEIKRLFALPDNPGAGSQLLSAAERFAREFGYQQAWLETRRTNPRAVEFYLRRGYQIIDNYGRYVGQEDAVCFARSLQEEAPPHAERP
- the fos gene encoding FosA family fosfomycin resistance glutathione transferase, translating into MLNGLNHLTLAVRDVARSVAFYHTLLGLRLHAVWDGGAYLSCGELWLCLSLDDAAGTPPADYTHYAFSVSEADFPRLVEKLTLAGVQTWKTNRSEGDSWYFLDPDGHPLELHVGSLATRLAACRARPYRGMRFFD
- a CDS encoding MFS transporter; this encodes MTTHDSSIAILKKNRKVLIASLTGSAIEWFDYFLYGTAAALVFNKIFFPMVDPVIGLILSWLSFSLTFFIRPIGGVFFAHIGDRIGRKKTLVLTLSLMGGATVMIGLLPTYETIGIWAPVLLILMRIIQGMGIGGEWGGALLLAYEYAPKKRKGFFGSIPQAGVTIGMLMATFIVSLMTLFSEAQFLAWGWRIPFLLSAVLVLLGLWIRRGIDETPDFQQAKRTGQLSKTPLRVTVRHHWREVLIAAGLKVVETAPFYIFSTFVVSYATTTLAYEKSQALESVTLAALVATILIPLMGLLSDKIGRKRMYAVSVMLLGAFIVPWFMLLDTGATWGIMLATVIAFGVLWAPITAVLGTLCSEIFHARVRYTGITLGYQLGAALAGGTAPLIATGLLAHSGGDWTPVAWYLAVTVAISLLAILCASRLHRRETPVAGETTTR